In the genome of Pseudonocardia cypriaca, the window TGTTCGCGCCGAAGGGGATCGCCGTCGTGGGCGCCTCCCGCAACCCCGCCAAACTGGGCGCCGCCCTGGCCCGGTCCCTCGCCGGCTTCGCGGGAAGGGGTGGCCACCTCGCCCTGGTCAACGGCCGGGACGAGGCCATGCACCCGTCGGTGCGAGCCGCGGCCGACGCCGGCCCCGTCGACCTGGCGATGGTCTGCGTCCCGGCCGCCGCCTGCGCCGGGGTGCTGGCCGAGGCGGCCGACGCAGGCGCCCGCGCCGCGGTCGTGTGCGGGGGCGGGTTCGCCGAGGCAGGCGGCCCGGGTGTGCGCTACCAGGAGGAGCTCGCGGCCGTCGTCGCCGGCACCGGGCTCCGCCTGCTCGGCCCGAACACCAGCGGCTTCCTGGCCCCGCGCTCCGGGGTCACGGCGAGCTTCGTCCCCGGCGCCGCGCAGGTCCGGCCCGGCCGCATCGCCGTCGTCGCGGCCAGCGGCGGGGTCAACCACGCCATGGCCTTCCTGCTCACCGAGGCCGGGCACGGCGTCAGCCTCGCGGTGGGGCTGGGCAACGCCGTCGACGTCTCAGCCCCGGACGTCCTCGACCACCTCGCCGAGGACCCGGAGACCGCTGCGGTCGCGCTCCACCTGGAGTCCGTGGCCGACGGGCCCCGGCTCGTCGACGCCGTGCGCAGGCTGTCCGCTCGACGCCCCGTCGTCGCCCTCGTCGTCGGGCGCCACGACATCGGCGCCTTCGCCGCCTCGCACACCGGTGCCCTGGCCACCTCCTGGCGCACCACCCGCGCTGCCCTGGCCCAGGCCGGAGCGGTGCTCGTGGACGACGAACGCGAGCTGGTCGACGCCGTCGGGGCGCTCGCGGTCGCCCGGGCCCGGCCCGGCCGCGACCCGGGCGTCGGCGTGGTCACCGCGCAGGCCGGGCCGGGGCTGCTGCTGCTCGACGACCTGAGCGGCAGGGGAGCGCGCGTACCCGGGCTCGCCCGCTCCACGCAGGAGACGCTGGCGACCCTGCTGCCGCCGCTGACCTACCAGCGCAACCCGGTGGACACCGGCCGGCCCGGCCCCGAGCTGGGGCAGGTCTTCCGGGCCGTGGCCGAGGATCCCCGGGTCGACGTGGTCGCCGGGTACGCACTGCACGAGCCCGACGCCGTCGACCTGGTGGCGGCCGTGCGAGATGGGCGGGTCCCGGACGTGCCGCTCGTCCTCGGCGTCGGGGGCACCGGCGACGAGGTCGTGCAGGCCCGCCGGGACCTCCTCGACGCGGGCGTCGCGGTGGCCACCGAACCGCGCGGGGTCGGGGCCGGGATCGGGGCGCTGCTGGCCGACGCCCGGGTCCGGGCCCGGCGGCCGGGGGCCGTCGGGCCGCAGCAGGTGCCGACCGGGATCCGCGGCGCCCACGACGAGCACCGGGCGAAGGGGCTGCTCGACCGGCTGGGCATCCGTACGACCCCTCGCCGCGCCTGCGGGTCCCGCGCGGAGGCGCACGCCGCCCTGGCCGAGCTCGGCGGGCCCGTCGCCGTCAAGATCCTCGACGCCACGGTGCTGCACAAGACCGAGGTCGGCGGCGTCCACCTCGGGATCGGCGGCCCGGCTGAGCTCGACACGGCCCTGGATCGGCTCGACGCGATCGGCGCGGCCCGCTACCTCGTCGAACGGATGGCGCCCCCCGGTGTCGATCTGGTGCTCGGGGCGCGCCGCGACCCGGTGTTCGGGCCGATCCTGCTGCTCGGCCTCGGCGGCACCACCGCGGAGGCCCTCGCCGACGTCGCGATCCGGCTCGCCCCGCTCGCCCCGGACGAGGCCGCTGAGATGCCCGCCGAGCTGGCCGGGCACGCGCTGCTCGACGGCTGGCGCGGCGGGCCCGTCCTCGACACCGCCGAGCTCGGGCGCGTCACCGCGGCGCTCGGCGACCTGCTCGTCGCCAACCCCGGCCTCGACGAGATCGAGGTCAACCCGCTCCGACTCACCCCCGACGGCCTGGTCGCGCTCGACGCGGTCGTCATGGCAAGGGAGGCCGCCGATGCCCACCCCCATCGCTGACCACACCGTGCCCTGGCCCGACCACGCGGTCCGGGAGTACGTCGCCAAGGGCTACTGGGCCGGGGTCGCGCTCGGGACGCTGCTGCGCGAGGTCGCCGACCGCCGCCCGGATGTCCCGGCCCTGGTCGACCCCGCGGCCGGCGTCCGGCTGACCCACGGTGAGCTCGCGGACCGCGCCGACGCCGCCGCGGCCCGGCTGCTCGACCTCGGCATGAGCCGCGGCGACCGGGTCGTGGTGCAGCTGGGCAACGGGTGGGAGTTCGTGGTGCTCACCGTCGCCTGCCTGCGTGCCGGGATCGTCCCGGTCATGGCGCTGCCGGCGCACCGCCGCACCGAGCTGGCCCACCTCGCCCGGCACGCCGAGGCCACCGCGATCGCCGTGCCGGATCGGATGCGCGAGTTCGACCACCAGGGGCTGGCCCACGAGCTGGCCGACGACGTCCGGGCCGTCACCGGCGGGCCGTGGCACGTCCTCGTCGCCGGGGACGACCTCGGCCAGGGCAGCGTCGACCTGCGCGCTCTCTGCGGGCCCGGCGAGGACCCGCACGCCGACCGCGCGCGGTTCGACGCCGCGGCGCCCGGCAGCCGCGACGTCGCGGTCTTCCTGCTGTCCGGCGGCACCACCGGCCTGCCCAAGCTGATCGCCCGCACCCACGACGACTACGCCTACAACGCCCGTCGCAGCTCCGAGATGGCCGGCATCGCCGCCGACGCGGTGTACCTGGTGGGCCTGCCCGCCGGGCACAACTTCCCGCTGGCCTGCCCCGGCATCCTCGGAACGCTCCTGGCGGGGGGCCGGGTCGTGATGCTGCCCTCGCCCGAGCCGGTGCGGGCGTTCGCGACGATCGCGGCCGAGGGCGTCACGCACACCGCCGTCGTTCCCGCGGTGGCCGCCCGCTGGCTCGACCACGCCGTCGAACACGGCGCGGACCAGGTCGCGTCGCTGCGCGTGCTGCAGGTCGGCGGCGCGCGCCTGGCCGACGAGCTGGCCCGCAGGGTCCGGCCCGTCCTCGGCTGCACGCTGCAGCAGGTCTTCGGGATGGCCGAGGGGCTGCTCAACTTCACCCGCCTCGACGACGACGAGGAGGTCGCCTGCACCACGCAGGGCCGCCCGATGTGCCCGGACGACGAGGTCCGCCTCGTCGACGAGCTCGACCAGGACGTCCCGGCGGGTGAGCCCGGCTCGCTGCTCACCCGCGGCCCCTACACCCCGCGCGGCTATTACAAGGCGGACGAGCAGAACGCCCGCGCGTTCACCGACGACGGCTGGTACCGCTCCGGCGACATCTGCCGCCGCACGCCCGAAGGCAACCTGGTCGTCGAGGGCCGCGACAAGGACATGATCAACCGGGGTGGCGAGAAGATCTCCGCCGAGGAGGTCGAGAACCTCGTCTACCAGCTGCCGGCCATCGCCCAGGTCGCCGCGGTGGCGATGCCGGACCCGGCGCTGGGGGAGCGGGTGTGCCTCTACGTCGTGCCCCGCCCGGGCGGCACGGTCACGTTGGAGGAGGTCCGGGAAGCGATGGAGCGGATCGGCGTGGCCCGGTTCAAGCTGCCCGAGCACCTCGTGCTGGTCGACGAGCTCGCCACCACGAAGGTCGGCAAGATCGACAAAAAGGCGCTGCGCGCCGACATCGCCGAGCGCCTCGGCTCGGCCGCCGGAGCGCCCGCGTGACCTCTCGGAGGCCGACGACGGCGCCGGAGCTGGTGGCGCGGACGGCTCATCGAACCGCACATGCGGTTCCAGCGAGTCCGGCCGGGCAGCGATGAGTTCCAGCCCGGTCGCGAGTCTGCTCTGGTACGAGACCGGCACGGCGCCGGTCGGTCCAGCACCGGAGGTCGCCATGTCCGCCATCACCGCCACCCGCACCGCCGCCGCCTCCTCCGTCCCCACGGTCGGATCGCTCCTGCGGGACGGAGCCGCCGCCACCGTCGTCGCCGCGGTCGCCACCGCGGCCGTCGCCGCCGCCGGTTCGGCGGTGGGGATCAGCCTCGACGTCGCGGGTGCGTCGATCCCGGCGTCCGGGTTCGCGACCCTGACCGTCATCTTCTCGGTCATCGGCCTGCTCATCGCCGTGGGCCTGCGCCGGTTCGCCCGGCACCCGCGCACCACCTGGATCCGCACCACCGTGGCGCTGACCGTGCTCTCCCTGGTGCCGGACGTGCTCGCCGACGCCGCCACCACCACCAAGGCGCTCTTGATGGTGACGCACCTGGTGGCCGCCGCGATCGTGATCCCGGCGGTCGCCCGCCGGCTGCGCGCCTGACGCCGCTGCGGTCGTGCACGGGCCGACACCTCTTCGTCCGCGAGCTCGCCCGCATCCGCTGACGGGCTGCTACCGGCGCCACGCCACGGGCTCGGTGGGCCGGTACGCGCAAACCCTCCCGGTGTGCACCGCCTCCGCGAGGTGGGCCGCGAGCTCCGGGTGGACGGCGCGGAGCCGGCGGATGCTGTCGCGGATCCGCGCCGTCACCGTCTGCCGGGCGCGTTCGCGCTCGTCACCCAGCCTGCGGGTGCGCCCGCCGAGCCCGGCGGCGCGGCGCAGCTCGTCGAGCAGCGCCGCCCGCTCCGCGTCGAGCCGGGCCGCGCGCCGGTCGTCGCCCCGGTCGAGTGCGGCGTCGATCTCGCCGTCGAGCGCGGTGAGACGGCGCAGGTACGCCCGCCGCGCAGCGTCGTCGATCATCGGATCGGCGCCGGTGGTGCGGGGACGCCGGGCCTCCGTCCCGTGCAGCAGGTCGACCGCCGGGACGTCGGTGTGCGGCACGGCGAGCAGGGTGGCGATGTCGCGCAGCCCCTTGGCGTCCGGGACGTGCGCCGTCCGGCCCGCGAACGTCAGGGTCCAGACGTCGTCGTCGCGGCGGAACTCGGCGGCGGGCCGGTCCCGCTCGCCCGCGCCGAGCGCTGCGAGGGCGTCCTGCGCGCGCTGCGCCCACGGCCGGGCGTGCAGGCGGCGCGCCGATCGGACGGCCGCGGTGAGGCCCGCGACGGCGTCGTCCCGGCGCCCGGTCGCCACGTCCACCCGGCCGAGCCAGTAGGACACGGGCCCCCACACGGCCGAGCCGCCCGAGAGCACCGCCCAGCCGTCGCGCACGGGGACGGCGGCCGCGCGGGCCCGCTCGGCCAGCGCCGGGTCGCCGGTCGCGGCGGCGACCTCGCACAGGTACACGACGTGCATCCACCGGAACCGGCGGTGCACGCCTGCGATCAGCCGCTCCACGTCGTCGAGGCGGCTCAGCGCCCGGTCCGCGTCGCCCGCCGCAGCGGCCGTCAGCCCCTCGAGCACCGGGTTGAAGGGGTGCCCGGGGACGGCGGTACGGGCGACCTCGAGCGCGGCGTCGTGGTCGCCGCGCAGGGTGTGCAGGGCCCAGGCCTGGTCGCGCCACATCGGCGCGCTGTCAGCCTCGCCGAAACGCGCGCCGAGGTCGCGAGCGGCGTCGACGAGGTCGGCGGCGCGGTCGAGGTCGCCGGTCAGGAGGGCGGTGGTGGCCTCCCGCGACGCGACGAGGTAGCGGTGGCGCGGCAGCCGGGTGCGCTCGGTCAGCGCCCGGAACGTGGCGAAGGCGTCGAACGCCCCGGGGTCGCCGCGCTCCAGCAGCGCGAGGAAGCGCAGGAATGCGGCGAGCCCCTCGAGCTCCCGCGCACCCCGGCCGCGGGCGAGCGCGGCGAGCTCGTCGAGCAGCTCCAGCCGCTCCGCGGCGGTGCCCGGCTCCCAGCGCCCGTCGTGGCGGGCGAGCAGGCTCCAGCCGAGCGCGTCCGGGTCGCCGGACGCCCGGGCGACGTCGACGGCCTGCCGGCCGAGCTCCAACGCCCTCGGGTGGTCGACGGCGTGGTGCGTGCGCGCCATGCTCGCCGCGGCGAGGACCCGCGCCCGCAGCGGCCCGTCCTCCACATCGGGCAGGACGGCGTCGAGCATCGCGATCTCGTCGTGTCCCGGCCCGCCCGGGTCGCCGAGGCGGTGCACCTGCAGCGCCGCCCGCGCCCGCAGCTCCGGCCGGTCGGCGCCATTCAGGACGCCGAGGGCGGTCTCGCGCGCGCCGGTGATGTCGCCCGCGCGGTCGAGCTGAGCGGCCAGCTCGAGCCGGACCTCCACCTCGACGTCCCGGCCGGCGGCGGCCGGTTCGGTGGCGAGGAGCGCGAGCGCGTCCCGCAGGTGCCGCACCGCCTCCTCGGCGGCGAGCCGCGCCGCGGCGTCCCGGGCGGCGGCGACCAGCACCGGCACGACCCGGGCCGGTGGCAGCGCCGGAACCGCCAGCCGGGCGTGCCGGGCGAGCGTGGCGGCGGACGTCCCGGGTCGTCCGCTCAGCACCCCGACGAGCGCGGCGTGCAGCTCCTGCCGGCACGCCGCGGGCAGCCGCCCGTAGAGGTGCTCGCGCACGATGTCGTGCACGAAGGCGCACCGCCCGTCGCGGCGCACGACCAGGGAGGCGGCCTCGGCGGCGGCGAGCGCCTCCTCGACGGCGGCGGCGTCGAGCTCGGCGACCGGCCGCAGGGCCTCGGGGTCGAACGTGTGGCCGGCGACGGCCGCGGCCTCCAGCGCCGGCACCGCCTGCGGGGCGGCCGCTGCGAGCACCTCCAGCCGCCGCTCGACGACGTCCCGGACCCCCGCGGTGGGTGGCCCGTCCCGCAGCGCCCCGTCCAGCAGGGCGGTCTGCTCCACGAAGAACGGGTTGCCGCCGGTGCGCTGCACGACCCGGGCCACCGCGGCGTGGTCGAGCGCGCGACCGGCCCTTGCGAGCAGCTCCCGGACGCCGTCGTGGTCCAGCCCGGTGAGCCGCAGCTGCGTCGCCCGCCCCAGCAGCGGCAGCAGGCGCGGCCGGGCGGGGTGCGCTGCCGCCTCCAGCTCGGTGTCGCGGTACGTCCCGACCGCGAGCACCGGCTCGAACCACGCGTGCCGGGTCAGGAAGTCGAGCATCTGCAGCGATGCCACGTCGGCGTGGTGCAGGTCCTCCAGCACAACGACGATCGGGCGCCGCGCGGCCACGGTGACCAGCACGGTGGTCAGCGCGTCGTGCAGCCGGAACGACGCGTCGCCGCCGGAGTCCGCGGCCGAGTGCTCCCCGAGCAGCGGGTCGAGGGCGTCGCCCGCGGCGGCGGTCGCGGCCTGCCACTCGGCGGTGTCCGCGATCCGGGCCAGCCGCCGGACCACCTGTACCCACGGCCACCGCCCCGGCGTCCCCTCGGTGTCGGTGCACGCCCCGGTGGCCACCAGCGCACCCCGGCGGGACGCGGCCAGGCCGATCTCGGCGGCCAGGGCGGACTTGCCGATCCCGGCCTCACCGCTGATCAGCAGCAGGCCGCCGCGCCCCGCCGCGAGCTGGTCGAGCGCGCGCTCCGCCGCGGCGAGGGCGTGCGCCCGCCCGATCAGCCCGCTCACGCGTCCTCCCTACCCGACCGCGACGGCGATCGCCGGTCCGAACGCCGCCCCCAAGAGGTAGCAGAGCGTGAAGAGCGACAGCGCGGGCTCCCGGTCCGGTGGCGGCACGGCCGCGCCCGCCCGCAGCCCGAGCGCGCCCTGACCGGTGGCCGCCGCGACCGAGCCGAGCAGCATGGCGGTGAACAGCGGCGCCGGGGCACCCCCTGTGGCTGCGAGCAGCGCCGCGGCGAGCGACGTCGCCACCAGCATCAGGGTCAGCACCGGGTACCGCAGACCGGCCGTGACCGGCACCAGCACCAGCGCCAGCAGCCCTCCGGCGAGGTACGGGCCGAGCAGCGCCGAGCCGAGCTGGTCGGCGCCCCAGCCGGTGGTGGCCGCGAGCACCGGTGGGGTCGCGTAGATGATCGCGAAGTTCACCACGGCGAGCCCGAAAGCGGTGGCGCAGGCGAGCAGGAACCGGCCGGAACGGGGCACCGACGCGGGCACGATCCCGCCGGGGTGCCGGCGGGCGTGCCGCGCCAGCCAAATCCCGGCACCCGCGGCCACCGCGGCTGCGACCGTGGCGCCCGCCGCGGGAAGTGCCGTGAGCAGGGCGAGCGCGCTGACGGCGAGCACCAGCAGCGTCACGCCGAGCGGGTCGCGCGGCCCGCCCGCCACGGGCGGCTGCGCACCGCGCAGGGCGGCCGGGACCGCGAGCAGCGACAGCAGCGGCAGCACGAGGGCCACCCGCCACCCCAGCGCCGCCGCGACCTGGGTGCCGACGAGCGGGGCGACCGCCCCGAACGAGGCCAGCGCGCCCGACACGGTGCCCATGGCCACCGGCCCGGCGGCCAGCCCGACGGCGGTGACCGTCAGCCCCACCGAGCCGAGCGCCTGCAGGGCGCACCCGGCGACGACGAGCACGACGGCCGGCAGCGCCGCGGAGGCCAGCACCAGCAGGGCGCCCGCGACCACGAGCGCCGACGACACCGCGAGTGCCCGGCGAACCCCGAGGCGTGCGATCACCCGGCCGGCGAGCGGGCTCCCGACCGCGATC includes:
- a CDS encoding acetate--CoA ligase family protein, producing the protein MTSTVPPTGTGGLDALFAPKGIAVVGASRNPAKLGAALARSLAGFAGRGGHLALVNGRDEAMHPSVRAAADAGPVDLAMVCVPAAACAGVLAEAADAGARAAVVCGGGFAEAGGPGVRYQEELAAVVAGTGLRLLGPNTSGFLAPRSGVTASFVPGAAQVRPGRIAVVAASGGVNHAMAFLLTEAGHGVSLAVGLGNAVDVSAPDVLDHLAEDPETAAVALHLESVADGPRLVDAVRRLSARRPVVALVVGRHDIGAFAASHTGALATSWRTTRAALAQAGAVLVDDERELVDAVGALAVARARPGRDPGVGVVTAQAGPGLLLLDDLSGRGARVPGLARSTQETLATLLPPLTYQRNPVDTGRPGPELGQVFRAVAEDPRVDVVAGYALHEPDAVDLVAAVRDGRVPDVPLVLGVGGTGDEVVQARRDLLDAGVAVATEPRGVGAGIGALLADARVRARRPGAVGPQQVPTGIRGAHDEHRAKGLLDRLGIRTTPRRACGSRAEAHAALAELGGPVAVKILDATVLHKTEVGGVHLGIGGPAELDTALDRLDAIGAARYLVERMAPPGVDLVLGARRDPVFGPILLLGLGGTTAEALADVAIRLAPLAPDEAAEMPAELAGHALLDGWRGGPVLDTAELGRVTAALGDLLVANPGLDEIEVNPLRLTPDGLVALDAVVMAREAADAHPHR
- a CDS encoding (2,3-dihydroxybenzoyl)adenylate synthase, encoding MPTPIADHTVPWPDHAVREYVAKGYWAGVALGTLLREVADRRPDVPALVDPAAGVRLTHGELADRADAAAARLLDLGMSRGDRVVVQLGNGWEFVVLTVACLRAGIVPVMALPAHRRTELAHLARHAEATAIAVPDRMREFDHQGLAHELADDVRAVTGGPWHVLVAGDDLGQGSVDLRALCGPGEDPHADRARFDAAAPGSRDVAVFLLSGGTTGLPKLIARTHDDYAYNARRSSEMAGIAADAVYLVGLPAGHNFPLACPGILGTLLAGGRVVMLPSPEPVRAFATIAAEGVTHTAVVPAVAARWLDHAVEHGADQVASLRVLQVGGARLADELARRVRPVLGCTLQQVFGMAEGLLNFTRLDDDEEVACTTQGRPMCPDDEVRLVDELDQDVPAGEPGSLLTRGPYTPRGYYKADEQNARAFTDDGWYRSGDICRRTPEGNLVVEGRDKDMINRGGEKISAEEVENLVYQLPAIAQVAAVAMPDPALGERVCLYVVPRPGGTVTLEEVREAMERIGVARFKLPEHLVLVDELATTKVGKIDKKALRADIAERLGSAAGAPA
- a CDS encoding DUF6069 family protein — protein: MSAITATRTAAASSVPTVGSLLRDGAAATVVAAVATAAVAAAGSAVGISLDVAGASIPASGFATLTVIFSVIGLLIAVGLRRFARHPRTTWIRTTVALTVLSLVPDVLADAATTTKALLMVTHLVAAAIVIPAVARRLRA
- a CDS encoding ATP-binding protein encodes the protein MSGLIGRAHALAAAERALDQLAAGRGGLLLISGEAGIGKSALAAEIGLAASRRGALVATGACTDTEGTPGRWPWVQVVRRLARIADTAEWQAATAAAGDALDPLLGEHSAADSGGDASFRLHDALTTVLVTVAARRPIVVVLEDLHHADVASLQMLDFLTRHAWFEPVLAVGTYRDTELEAAAHPARPRLLPLLGRATQLRLTGLDHDGVRELLARAGRALDHAAVARVVQRTGGNPFFVEQTALLDGALRDGPPTAGVRDVVERRLEVLAAAAPQAVPALEAAAVAGHTFDPEALRPVAELDAAAVEEALAAAEAASLVVRRDGRCAFVHDIVREHLYGRLPAACRQELHAALVGVLSGRPGTSAATLARHARLAVPALPPARVVPVLVAAARDAAARLAAEEAVRHLRDALALLATEPAAAGRDVEVEVRLELAAQLDRAGDITGARETALGVLNGADRPELRARAALQVHRLGDPGGPGHDEIAMLDAVLPDVEDGPLRARVLAAASMARTHHAVDHPRALELGRQAVDVARASGDPDALGWSLLARHDGRWEPGTAAERLELLDELAALARGRGARELEGLAAFLRFLALLERGDPGAFDAFATFRALTERTRLPRHRYLVASREATTALLTGDLDRAADLVDAARDLGARFGEADSAPMWRDQAWALHTLRGDHDAALEVARTAVPGHPFNPVLEGLTAAAAGDADRALSRLDDVERLIAGVHRRFRWMHVVYLCEVAAATGDPALAERARAAAVPVRDGWAVLSGGSAVWGPVSYWLGRVDVATGRRDDAVAGLTAAVRSARRLHARPWAQRAQDALAALGAGERDRPAAEFRRDDDVWTLTFAGRTAHVPDAKGLRDIATLLAVPHTDVPAVDLLHGTEARRPRTTGADPMIDDAARRAYLRRLTALDGEIDAALDRGDDRRAARLDAERAALLDELRRAAGLGGRTRRLGDERERARQTVTARIRDSIRRLRAVHPELAAHLAEAVHTGRVCAYRPTEPVAWRR
- a CDS encoding MFS transporter → MSRAVAADARRQGRVALPWLALLAGPLSFGITAPALVLGDIAAALGTTAGTAATLVTAFGWGIAVGSPLAGRVIARLGVRRALAVSSALVVAGALLVLASAALPAVVLVVAGCALQALGSVGLTVTAVGLAAGPVAMGTVSGALASFGAVAPLVGTQVAAALGWRVALVLPLLSLLAVPAALRGAQPPVAGGPRDPLGVTLLVLAVSALALLTALPAAGATVAAAVAAGAGIWLARHARRHPGGIVPASVPRSGRFLLACATAFGLAVVNFAIIYATPPVLAATTGWGADQLGSALLGPYLAGGLLALVLVPVTAGLRYPVLTLMLVATSLAAALLAATGGAPAPLFTAMLLGSVAAATGQGALGLRAGAAVPPPDREPALSLFTLCYLLGAAFGPAIAVAVG